TTCCACTGGGTAATAATCGGTGCCAGCTTCCAGACCAGGTTCCGTTTCCGTTTTGCACGCCGTTACAGCTAAGGCAAGCAAACCGGCGCCTACGAAACCGTAGCGCAACACAGAAGAAAAAGTAAACCGTTGGGGCATAGAGGGAATTCTGGATAGAACGCTCAATAGCCCAGGCTTTACCCCCAGGCTATTGAGTAATCTATATATAAATCAGACCGTCAGCGCCGTAGCACCCGTCGTGGCAACCGGAACCTCGCCAATAACGTGCCGTTCTATCCAACCGCCGCCGAGCACGTCGTTGCCTTCGTAAAAGACGGCTGCTTGGCCCGGTGTAATAGCGTGCACGGGCTCCTCGAAGTACACGTGGATTTTGTCGCCAATCTGCTCCAGGAATGCCGGCGCGCCGTCGTGGTTGTAGCGGATCTTGGTTATGCTAGGCACCAGACCCCGGCCTTCCAGCGAGGCGTACTTACCTAGGTTTAGCTTGCCGACTACCGTTTGGGAGCTCGCTAGCTCGTCGTAGTTGCCGAGCACGACCTGGTTGGTTTCGGGGCGAATTTCGGTCACGTACACCGGAAAGCCCAAGGCAATACCGAGGCCTTTGCGCTGCCCAATGGTGTAGAATGGGTAGCCTTCGTGCTTGCCGACCACGGTACCATCGCGCAAAATGAACTCGCCGCCAGCCACGCGCGCTTCCAGCCCTTCCACGCGCCGCCGCAGGAACCCACGGTAGTCATTGTCAGGGATAAAGCAGATTTCGTAGCTCTCGGGCTTGTTCACCAGCGCGGTGAAGCCACGCCGCCGGGCCTCGTCGTAAATCTCGGTTTTGCGCATGCCGCCTAGTGGAAATAGCGTGCGCGATAAGCTAGCTTGTGAGATGCCCCACAGCGCGTAGCTCTGGTCTTTGTTCTCGTCGAGCCCTTTGCTAATTACGTAGCGGCCATCTTCCAGGCGCACGTTGGCGTAGTGGCCGGTAGCAATAAACTCGCAGCCGAGCTGGTCGGCGCGGCGCAACAAGGCGTCCCACTTGATGTGGGTGTTGCAGAGCACGCACGGGTTGGGCGTGCGGCCGGCGAGGTACTCGTCGGTGAAGTTGTTGATCACGAAGTCGCCGAACTCGTCGCGGATGTCAATGATGTAGTGCGGGAAGCCTAGCTCCACGGCAATGGCCCGCGCATCATTGATCGAGTCGAGCGAGCAGCAGCCCGTCTCTTTCTTGGAACCGCCCGCCGAGGCGTAGTCCCAGGTTTTCATAGTCATGCCGACTACTTCGTAGCCTTGCTCGTGCAGCAATACCGCTGCCACCGAGCTGTCGATGCCGCCGCTCATAGCGACAAGCACCCGTCCTTTGGTCGTATTCATAAGAATTTAAAAAACGCCCGGAAGTCCAAAGTTTCCGGCCGCATTGTGAGACCTACCAAGAAAAAGCGCGTTTGCATTCAACTTCTGAGTAGTACATAGAAGAAGCTTTCTCCTAAAAACGAGAGCTTTCCCTTTCATACCTCTGCAAAACGCTTTTAGCAGGAAGACGACAACGCAACACCGACCGTGTTGGTGCCCTTTCTAGATGGCAAAGTTAACGCTACGCTACCAAACGGCTTCACTTAAATAACACCATATGATTCTGTAGCGCGCCGCGCCGCACGACCATGTTATGTTGCTCACTGCCCACAGACCCTAGTTCAAGAATTGAGTGCGGTACTCGTGGGGTGTGAGGCCAACTTCTTTTTTGAAGAGCCGCGTAAAGTAAGGTGGATTATTGAAGCCGAGCTGGTAGGCGGTTTGCGCAATCGTGTTATCGGTGCTGATAAGCAAATTTTTGGCTTCGCCTAGCAAAAACAGATGCAAGTGGTCGAGCGCCGTTTTGCCCGTTTCCTGCTTCAGCAAATCGGTGAGGTAGCGGGGTGAGGTGTTCAACTGATCGGCTAGGTATTTCACGGTTGGCAGGCCTTCTTCCTGCAGCTTTCCACCTTCAAAATAGGCCGTCAGCAACGCCGTAAACCGGGCTACCGTGCTGCCCGATAAGGCAGTGCGATTTAGAAACTGACGCTTGTAGAAGCGTTGCGAATACTTCAGAATGGAGGCTAGGTGCGTTAGGATAATATCGCGGCTGTACTCGTCCGGGTTGTTGCCATACTCAAAACCAATCTGGTGGTACAAGTCCCAGAGAATCTGCTCTTCGCGCGGGGCTAGGTGCAGGGCCTCGTTGACTTCGTAGTCGAAGAAACCATACTTTTTTATTTCGGCGTGCAGCGGGTGCCCGAGCAGGTAGTCTTCGTGAATGATGAGCACGAAGGCCATCTCGATAAGCTGTAAGTCCGTGATTTGCATCACCTGCCGGGGCTTTACAAACGACAGGGCGCCGGCCTCGTGGTCGTAGCTGGTTTTGCCGTAGAGGAAAAGCCCGCCCGCTTTCATCTTCCGAAAGCTAATCATGTAGAAATCCGTGGTCAGTGGGGCCTCACCAAAGGAACAGTGCAACAGCTGTTGGCACGTGAGCAGACTCAATAACGGATGCGCAGGCGGCGGGTAGCCACAGGCGCGGTGAAACTCGCTGATGCTCTTGAAATGTCTCATGGCTAGGGCCCGTAACAGGCAAGTAGATACAAAAATAAAGATAGCGCAAACGGCCCCTACCCCTTGCAGGCAGGGGCCGCGTTCGGGCAGCTACAGCCGCTAGGGGCGGCCCTAGCCGTGGGCTTGCTCGGCCACGGGTTGCCACTCGGCCCAGCTAGCGAGGCGCTCGGCGTACACTTGTTGCGCCCAGGGATAGGCAGCGCGCCCCATAAACAGGCGCAGCGGCGGGTTATCCGTATCGACCAGCTGCAGGATAGCTGGCACAGTGGCCTGCGGCTCGCCATAGTTGGCGGGCTGGAAAGCGGGCAAGGCATAGAGCGAGGCCTTCACTTGGTCGTAGGCGGCAATGGGTTGGCTGTGCACGGCGGAGGCGCCGCCAAAGTCAGTTTTGAAGACGTTGGGCTCGACCAGCGTGACGTGAATGCCGAAGCCTTTCACTTCGTGGTAAAGGGCCTCGCTCAAGCCCTCCACGGCAAACTTGGTGGCGCTGTAGATGCTGGAGCCCGGCGAGCTGGTAATCCCCAACACACTGGACAGCTGAATGATATGGCCGCTACCCTGGGCCCGCATGATGGGAAGGGCGGCCTGCGTCACCCAGAGCGTGCCTAGCAGGTTGGCATCGATAATATCGTGCACGGCCTGCTCGCTCAGCTCCTCCACGGCCCCGAATAGGCCATAGCCGGCGTTGTTGATCACCACGTCGAGCGAGCCGAACTGGTCGTGGGCTTGCTGCACGGCGGCAACGCATTGGGCACGGTCGGTGATGTCGAGGGCCAGGGGCAGGAAGGCCGCGCCATAGGTGTCGGCTAGGTCCTGCAGGCCGGCCACGTTGCGGGAAGTAGCGACTACATGATCGCCGCGTTTTAAGAAAGCGTCGGCCCAAAGTTTACCGAATCCGCGGGAAGCGCCGGTGATGAAGATTGTCTTTGCCATCTCTGTTTTAGTAGTTAAGTGACGGCACAAAGTTCCGGCGTCGACTATCCGCTGGTCTGCTACAAAAAGCGGAAAACGTGATACAGATCAACGTAAGGGCAGCGCGGATTACTAGCTCAGACTACCCTCCCCTAGGTAGGCAGCTACACGCTACACCAACGACGCTAGCTGCTCCGCGTTAAAAAATGGTGGTTTCGCGAAAATGGCTGTAGACAAGAAACTGCGTACTTCCCTTCGTGTGGTTTGGTGCTTCCCCCATTGCGTTGTTCTTTTGCGGCAGGCGCGTTTCTATTCCGCCTTCTCTGCGCGTGCGTCAAGCTGTTGCTCTTTTGCTGCTGTTTTCCCTCTCGGTGCACTGTGCCGGGCGGCTGGGCATTGTGGCGGGCTGGTGGCTCAACCAGGACTACATTGCCCGGGTGCTGTGCATCAACCGCGACAAGCCCCAGCTGAAGTGTAACGGCAAATGCCACCTGCGCAAGCAGCTTAAGGCGGTGGAGCAAGCCGAGCGCAAGCAGCAGCCGGACAGCAAGCAGGCGTTTCAGGAAATTACCCTGTTCTGCGCCGCCATGCTGCCCCTGCGCTTGACGGCCCCGACGTGGTTGGCCACGCTGCCCCTTTACGCGGAGTTGCGCGTCGGCTCCTACGGCTGGGATGGTACCAGCCCCGACCACCCACCGGCGTAAGTCCGTCCTTTTTCCTGGTTTCTGCTAGGCTGCGCGGGCGACCGGGTTTGCTACGTGCTGTCTATAGGTAGCGACGGAAGAGCCGTGCGAACTAGCTGGGCAGCATTTAACGAAGAAAGCGGGCGCCTTTTGCTAGGCTTATTTGGTCCCTAGCCCCCTTGTTCTGCCTGGTGGCTAGGTCGCCTAACGGCTGCTGATAATCAGCAGGCGAACTCCCGTACGCCTGCTTAGCGCTTCTCCCTGCCATGGTCAGGCAAGAGCCAGACGTGCTAAACCGGCACGCCCACCCGCACTTACTGCTTTCTCTTTTCCCTTCTGTTTCCTGGCCTTACCTGTTTCTGGCCCTGGGCAGCCGGCCCCGGCATCACCGGAGCATATCCGTACCGACCACCGGATGCCAGCAGCTTTGCGGCTGCCGCTAGCCCTACTGTGGCTGCTGGTGTAGCCTGCTGGCTACCTAGCTTTTCTATTCACTTGTTTTTCTCCTTCGACTTATGAAACAGCATCTGTCTGTTTTTTGTGTTTTCCAGTGGCTATTCCCGCTACTTGCCTTGCTGACTGCTTGCCAGCCTGATTCCACTTCTCAAACAGCTTCCGGCGTGGCTACCACGGGTCCCACGCGCGCTAGCGTCATGCAGCATCACGACTCCCTCATGAGCCGCATGGATGCGCTCAATACCGAGCGCCAGCGCTTGCAACACCAGCTCACCACGCTTGACACCACCGGCGTAGCGGGTCGTGACGCGGCCCCGACGTTGCGGCGCCGCACCCAGGCCCTAGTACAGGCCGACGCGGCCATGATGGACTGGATGCACCATTACCAGGAACCCGACACCACCCGCTTGAGCGCGCACCAACTCGCCGACTTCTGGGCCGACCAAGCCTATCAACTCACTCAGTTGGACCGTCAAATAACCACGGCCCTGGACTCCGCCCAACAACTTCGTTAAGGTATGCGCTACTTCACATCACTGGCGCAACTGCGCGCCCTAACTATCGGGCTTGTGGCCCTCTCCTACCTCATCACAGGCTGCACTGATGCGCCTGCTACCAAGCGCCTGCCCCATCTGGGTGAGGCGGAGGTAACCGCCCCCGGTGACACCACCTGGCCCACCGTCCCGACCTTCCACGTGTTGAATCAGGACAGCGTGATAGTGACGCCGGCCACTTTCGCGGGCAAGGTATACCTAGCCGATTTCTTCTTCACGACCTGCCCAACCATTTGCCCCGGCATGCAGCGGCAGATGCTGCGCGTGTACAAGCAATACAAGGGTAATACACGGGTGGCGTTTCTCTCCCATACCATCGACCCCGACCACGACACGCTGCCGGTGCTACGCGAGTATGCCGGGCGCCTAGGTATTACCAGTGCCCGGCAGTGGCACTTTGCCACGGCTCCGCGCGACTCCATCTTTGCGTTGGCCCGGCAGTACATGGTGGCGGCCCAACTAGACCCCACCGCTCCCGGCGGGGCCGTGCACAGCGGCGCCTTCGTGCTGGTAGATCCGCAGCATCACATCCGGGGTATGTACGACGGCACCCAGCCGGCCGAGGTAGACCGGCTCTTGCAAGAGTTGCCCCTGTTACTGGCCGAATTTAGCCTGGAAGCTCCAGCTGACGGCCGCTAGGGTCAGAAATCGTTCCCGCTGCAGGGCAATCATATAGCGGTTGCCTTGTAGCGGGACAAGCCGTTTACCCGGAAAGCACTCACGGATCTTCTTCAAATGGCCATTATGGCCTCACCAAGCCTCATAACTTGCCGCAACCGACAAATTCCTTGCTTACCCGCTACAGTTTAGCTTTCTGGGGCACGAGGAGCTGCGGGTGCTGTAATGAGTCGAACTGATCTGGGTTCGTCAAGAAGTATTTGCCCAGGTAATTCCTGTGCTCGTAGCGGCTGGGGGCTCGGCTAGCCGTGCTGCCCAGTCGTTCCGTACATTTAGTCGTATGAAACCAGATTCCCTAGCCGACTTTTATGCTGCGTGCGCTCCCAATGCGGAGGCGGTAACTGGCGTCTTGCCACCGCCGGATATGACGCAGGGAGTCGGCCATTTTAATGTCTTTTCGTTAGCCGACCTCCCTCAAGCGCCCCCTATGCCCTTTACCCGGCGGGCTTACCACAAGATTACGCTCTGCCGCAGCCGCAGCCAGGTGGAATATGCAGACCGGGACCCGCACTGCGCGTCCAACACCTTGTTTCTGGTAACCCCGCGCGTGCCCTATCGATGGCTACCGCTTACGGAAACGCCCCAGGGATATAGCTGCCTCTTCGACGACGCCTTTCTGCTACCCGCCCGAGCCGGGATAGTAGTGGCCGAACTACCGATTTTTCAGCCCGAGGCCTACCCAGTGTGGGAGGCAACCGAGGCCGAGTGCGCCGCGGTCGAAGCCATTTTTCACAAGATGGCGCACGAGCTCACCTCCGGCTACGCCTACAAGCACGACCTATTGCGCACCTATTTGTGGGAATTGATTCATCTGGTGCAGAAACTACAGCCCGCGCCTGCCCGGCTGAACACGCACAGCGCGGCCGAACGGGTAGCGGCCCAGTTCGCCGACTTGCTGGAGCGCCAGTTTCCCCGCCAAAGCCCGCAGCCGCCGCTCTCCCTGCGCACCGCCGCCGACTATGCCACCCAACTGGCCGTGCACGTCAACCACCTCAATCGGGTACTGAAAGAGGCGACGGGCCACACCACCACGACCCTGCTGAGCCAGCGCCTGACGCAAGAAGCCAAACTATTGCTGCGGCAAACAAGCTGGAGCATTTCGGAGGTTGCCGATAGCCTAGGCTTTGCCGACGTGGCGCACTTCTGCACTTTCTTTAAGCGCCACACGACCCAAACGCCGGGTGATTTTCGCAGCTCGGTTGTGTTTGAAATCTAAAACAATTGGGTTGATTGGCGAAGTTTGCCTGTTGCCTTCCTGCCAGACCTTTGCGGAGCAGTTCCGCATCACGCTGGTGCGGAGAAAACATGAACAGGCAACATGGAGAACAAGAAAATCGCGCTGGTTTCCGGCGGCAACAAAGGCATTGGATTAGCGATTGTGCGGGGGCTGCTACAGGCGGGCTGCCGGGTCTATCTGGGAACCCGCCAGGTGGCGAACGGTCAGCAAACCGCTGCTGAGCTAGCCGCCGAAGGAGACATATTAGTCATTGAGTTGGACCTGACGAGCCAAGCGACGCTCGACGCGGCCGCCGCGCGCATCAAGCGTGAGGTAGGCCACCTCGACATCCTGGTAAACAACGCAGGTATCAATGCAGAAGGAGACGGCCTGCCGAGTGAAGCGACGCTCCAAAGCGTAGAGCAGGTAATGAAGACTAATTTTCTAGGTACACTGGCGGCTACTCAGGCCTTTTTGCCGCTGCTCCGGCGGGCTGCGGCAGGGCGCATTGTCAACGTATCCAGTCCACTAGGCTCGCTTACCCTCAGTGGGCAGAACGACTGGGGCTTGCTAGGGTACTCGGCCTCGAAAGCCGCGCTGAACATGCTCACCGTGCAATTGGCCCAGGAGCTGCGCGCAACGGCCATCAAAGTCAACTCGGCCAACCCCGGCTACACGGCCACCGACCTGAACGGCTTTGCGGGCACGGATACCCCTGAGCAAGGAGCCGCGGAGGCCATCCGGCTGGCCCTGCTCCCCGCCAATGGTCCTACCGGCACGAGTTCTTCTGCTACGGCTGCCCTACCCTGGTGAGCACCTACTAATCAACCGCATGTGATATTTCCTCAGCGGTCAGTTTCACGGGCGAGGCAGCTAGGGCCTGCCCGCCGCGCCAGAGAGCTACCTGGACGGCAGGCCCTAGCTGTTGGCTACTTGCTGCAAGTGGTTAGTGACGGTAAACACCACATCGATACTGTAGAAGCTAGCCTAAGTAGCGCATACCTAGCTTGCCCATCGAGGCTGGCGAGAATCTAGAAGGTACTCCAGTCATGCGTGTATAGACCAGAGGCGGACTGCTGATGGTAGCGGTGAAGGTAATTTCAGGGAAAGCGGTGCTGGTATTTGGGCCGGAGATGCGCCTTGCAGGAGTTGCGATTCCGTGGTCAGGAGGCTAAACAAGTGCCGCCCGCGGCACGACTAAGCAGACAAATATTTTCGTCGCCCGTTGGGGGTGCGACTACTTCGTGGCTTTTATCCTTCAGTGAGAAGCGCTTAGCCTAGGTTATGACTTAGTGCGGCCTCACTAAAGTTATTGCCCTTTCAAACCCTAAAAAACCCACCACTCAAACCCCAAACGCATGCGTACGAACGATTCTACTTGCCACCCCGCGAACCTTACCACGGTGCCCGCCGGGCGAAAGCAGCAAACTAGTCGATTTATCTTACCCGCTGCTACCTTGCTCTTGAGCCTGCTCGCGGGCTGCCAAAAGGAGGACTTCCACGATACCCTAGGGGCAAGTTTGCCATCCACTCAAGTAAGCTCGTCGGCGGTAGTGGCTAAGAGCGAAGCCCTGTTGGCTTTGAGCAGCTATGATAACAAGTATTATAACCAGTACGGAACCTACGGCCCCTCATTCAAAGCCAACTACTGGTTCGATATCGCCAAAACCAAGCGGATGGACTTCTGGACCCAAGCCGAGGCCATCGAAACCGTTATCGATGCTTACAATGTGAATCCCACCCCCGAATACAAAAACAAAATCCAGTACCTCTACAACGGCATGCGCGATGCGTACGGCTTACTATGGAGCAGCAACGAGTTCAACGACGACGTCATTTGGGGCTCGCTGATGTGTGTCCGCGCTTACGAAATCTGGAACGATGGGGGCATGCTCGACATGGCCCGCCAGAACTTTGACTTGGTGTGGGCCAGAGGCTGGGACACCACGCTAGGCGGTGGCTTGTGGTGGAAAACCGATAAGCTGTCGAAAAACACCTGCGTCAACGCCCCAGCCGCTATTTGCGCCATGCGGCTATACAAAGCCACCGGTAATACCGCCTACCGCGACAAAGCCAAGCTAATCATGGACTGGCTGGCCTCTCGCATGTACGTGGCCTCTACGGGGGAAGTGAAAGGTGCTATGAACCAGGCGGGCCAAATCACGGAAGGCTCCTTGTTGTATACGCAAGGCACTTTTATTGGGGCGGCCAATGAACTGCGCCCCTACTACACTAGCCCCGACTACCGGGCCATGGGCCTTAAGGCCATGGACTATGCCAGCAACAGTTTGTCAAAATCGCCCGGTGGCATCTTGCAGGATGAAGACGCAGTGCTGGACATTCAGGGCGGGAAGTCCATTTTTGCGCGGTGGGCCTGCATTTTTGTAAAGGAAACCGGCACCGCCGCCACGTATGGCCCCTGGCTGGACCTAAATGCGACCCAAGCGTGGTCAATCCGCAACTCGAACGGGATTATGTGGAATCTGTGGAGCACACGCACCTCCGACACGGATAATCTGAACTCGTGGCGCACCAACGGTGGCGTGTCCATGATGCTCAACCTGTACCGCTTCCGCTAGCATACCTGGGAGAAAGCCTATAGTAGCCGATAGCCAGCTTTTTGGTCCGGGAAAAAGTTGACCCTAGCTAGGTTGACTTCATCCTAGGCAAGATAAGCTGGTTATCTTGCTCCCGACTTAGTTCGTATGAGATACCTATTCCTGTTTGCCTGCCTGTTGTTTGCCGTTGCGAGTGTTGCCCAGCAGCGTGCTATTGTTACCTACGAGGTAAAATACCACGGTAAGGAAGTGCCCGGAGGCCGCCTGAAGTTAGTTATTGACGGACAGCGGGCGCACCTGCAAAGAGTCGCTGATACGAAGGCACGGGAACAGCTGTATCTGGACTACGCCGCCAATCGCACCATGCAGGTACTCACCTTGCAGGACAATGCCCACGTCACGCAGCTAAAAGAGTTCAAGGAGTATGAACAGCCGGAACTGCTGCCAGGCACGGAGACCATCCTAGGGTACCCGTGCAAGAAGGCCAAAGTGATTATCCGCTCCAATACGGTGGAGGTATGGTACACCAACGCCCTGCCCCTGAAAGGCACCCCTATTGGCGTCACGCCGGGCCTAGGGCTGGTCCTGAAAATGGTCCGCAACGGAGAGCAGGAAACCATTGCCACCCAAATTCAGACCAGCAAGGTAAAAAGCACCGACCTCGACTGGCCCACTCCCGCCCAGATGGGCCCCGTGGTCGATGCGGCTACCTATAACCAGCAGGTGATTGAAAGCCGATTTAAGACCGTATCGGTTTTCGATCGGGAACAGCTTTCCTTCGGGAATAACCCGCCAAACTCAGCGGAAGGGCAAACCAACCTCACCTACCACTACGCCGCAGGCACGGTGATCCTGAAGAAGATCCGGGTGCCCGAGTACCTAGCTGGCACGCAGGTGTTTGCAGAACTGACCCAGTATTCCAATGGCGACGCGTATGACCGTACGGGTTCGGTGTTTATGATTCCACTGGATAAGCAGCAATCTTTTTTGAACGGGTTGCAACAAGGCGTAAAAGCCTTGCCCGTGTACAAAGAAAAGTATCAAGGAGTGGTGGCAACCGACCAGTATCTGCCCCCGCTGGAGCTAATGCGGTTTTTTACGCCGTTTGGCGTGCGTAAGTACAACGCAGCTTCGACGATCAAAGGCTATACCTGGGCAGACTCGGCCGTATTTCGGCAAGACCTGACCGAGCTTCACTCCCGCTTGCAGGGCGACGTTTGGATCGGCGTGTTCATTGGCAACTACGACAAAGGCGGGCATATCGTGAGCCTGCGCCTGAAATACTATCCCGGCAGTGGGGAAGAAAATCAAAAGCTAGGTCAGGTGGTGCTCCCCCTCTTCAACACCACCAACCTGATGGAGATGGCCGGTCAGGAATACGGTACCATGTTCGAGCATGACTCCCTGACCGTAACCGTCGATATTCCGCCGGGGCTGAAGAACCTCCAGCTACGCTATATCACCACCGGCCACGGAGGTTGGGGTGGCGGCGATGAGTTCAACCAGAAGCTGAATGAGCTCTTTGTCGATGGGAAACGGGTATATCATTTCATTCCCTGGCGAACCGATTGTGGCACGTATCGGCTGCTCAACCCTTCTTCCGGCAACTTTGGCACTGGCATGTCTTCTTCCGACCTAAGCCGCTCCAACTGGTGCCCCGGTAGCTTAACCCCACCGGTGTACATCCCCCTACCCGACTTACCCGCTGGTAAGCATACATTCAAAGTTGCTATTCCGCTCGGGAAACGAGAAGGCAGTGCGTTTAGCGCCTGGAATGTATCGGGTTGTCTGCTCGGAACAACGGAAGGAGGACCTAGGCCAAGCACCAAGTAAGATGGGCTACAACAAGAAAGCACCCGCCAATGGCCGGTGCTTTCTCAACGTTCTCCAAAACCAAACTAGGAGAAACTAGATGGGAAGCCGGTTGCAGCCGGACTCCCGATACCTTGCTAGGTTTACCGCACGCTCGTGGGGAAGGTCACTTCCACATCGGTGTCGCCGGGGGCGAAAGAGCCGTTTTTCACGCCGGGCTGGTGGCGCAGCGTGATTTTGAGCGTACCACTCGCCGCCGCCGTGGTGACCAAGCGGGTTTGTAGGCCCACCTCTAGGTTATTCTTGTCCTTGTCCGTGCGCGTCACCGTTACCAGGTTCGTGGGCGTGGGTTCGAAGAAGAAAATGTGCTCATCGGCTTCCTGCTGAATCTCGGCCGACGTATTGACGGCTGGGGTTTTCGTCTCGTCTAGCAAGGTCAGCACGCCGGTGTAGGTGGTGTTGGCGGCCAGCGTCAGCGAACCGATGGTGGGGGCTGCGCCACCGTCGCCGTCCGGGTCCTTATAGGTGACGGACACGGGTGTACCGCCGCTCACAGGGGTTAGCGTGTAGGTCACCGTCGTGATCTGCTCGTTATCATCGTCGGGCGTGGGATCATCCTTATCGTTGTCCTTTTTGCAGGCGCTGAACAGGGTTGTGGCAGCGAGCAGGGCGAATAGCGCCAAGCGGGAAAAAGCGTTATTGTGCGGCGTGTGCATGGTTGAAAAATGAAAAAGTTGGAAGAAGTAAAAGTCAATGGTTCGCTACCGCGCCCGGCTCAGCTCCAGCGGCACGCGCACGCGCAGCGTCACATTGCGGCCCATTTCGTCGGCGAAGTAGCGGTAGCGATTCAGGTAGTCGCGGTAGCGCTGGTTGAGCAGGTTGGAGCCGGCTAGGCTTACCTCCAGCGGCTGGCGGCCCCAGTGCAGAGTGGTGCCAGCCTCCAGCCCGAGCAGCGCATAGCCGGCGGGCGGCAGCTTGTAGTCCTGTTCGGCATAATTATCCGGTACCCGGGTCTGCCGGGCTACGGCGTAGCCCCCTAGCTGCACGTAGCTCTGGCGCAGGCGCGCAGCCGGCTGCGGCGCAATCTCGTAGCGGAGCGACACTTCCGCCCGGTCGGCGGGCATGAAGATCTGCCATTGATCCTGGCGAGTGTCGCGGGCTCGCACAATGGAGCCTTTGGCCCCCAAGAGCCAGCGGGGTGCCAGCTGGTAGGTGCCGGCTAGGTCTACGCCCCGAAACGTGGCATCCGTCTGCTGGTACACCCAACTAATGAGTGCCCCCCGAATCGTAATCACGGGCGGCAGAATGGGCACCTGGTAGATAAAGTCGGTGATACGCGTCTGGTACACCGTGATTTCCCCGTTCAGGCGGGGGTTGTCGTGCCAGGTAGCTGTCAGGCTGACGTTCAGCGCCGTTTCGGGGACCAGCGCCCCGTTGCCCGGCACCAGGTCATACCCTAGCTCGTACTGGGCGTTGTGCACGCCGTCGCTGAAGCGTTCATTGGCGGCGGGTGCGCGGCGCGTCAGGCCCGAGGCGAGGTTCAGCGTCAGGTGGGCCGTGGGGTCGAAAGTGGCCCCGAGGGAAGCCGCCGGCGTGGTGTATTGGAAGCGGCTGCGATCCACAAAGAAGGCGCCCGTCGTATCCCGGTCGCCCCGCTTCACCTGAAGGTCGCGGCGGTCCAGCCGCAGGCCAGCTTCCAGCAGCCACTTCTTGCGCTGCCATTTCTCCAGCCAAAAGGTCCCGAGGGTATGGTTGGTGTAAAAGGGAATGAACTGCCGGCTGCCCGCCGCGTAGCGGTTAAATTGATCTGTACCTGCCACCCCAATGCTGCCGATTAGGTTGTGCCAGCGCCGATGCTCCCACAGGAGTTCGGCCGTGGTGGTACGGTTGGTGTAGCTCAGTTCGGGTTTATTCAGGGCCGCTAGGTTATCGTTGCGGGGCCGGTATTTATCGTACTCATCGCGGAAATCCGTCTGCTGAGCGACGGTGGCCGTCAAGCGGCCCGCAGTCCCAGTTTGCACGAAACCGGTAAGCTTGGCTACGTCGTGGCGCACCTGCTGGTAGGCGCGGTCAATGTCGTAGTTGAAGCCCGAAGTTTCTAGTGGGCGCGGGCGGGCAATAGCAAGCTCCAAGTCTGTGGGGCTGCCTACGTGTGCGGCGGGCAGAATGCCGATCTGCGTGTTATACTGGCTATAAAAAGCCTCAACGCCGTATTTTTCCTTCCGCCAGCCGGCCGCCGCGGAGAAGTCCATCTCCTGAAAGCCAGAGTTCTTGAGGTAGTAACCAGGGGCCCGCATGGTGCCGGCCCGCTTGGCCGTACCCTGCACCCGCCAGCTCAAGGCCGGCAACGTACGCAGGTTACCTTCTACGGTGCCCGAGGCAGCACCTAGGCCATTATTGCTCATGCCCACCAGGTTCAGCTCGGCGCCGGTGCCCGCGGAGTCGCGTAGCGGCTT
This Hymenobacter sp. GOD-10R DNA region includes the following protein-coding sequences:
- a CDS encoding PNGase F N-terminal domain-containing protein; this translates as MRYLFLFACLLFAVASVAQQRAIVTYEVKYHGKEVPGGRLKLVIDGQRAHLQRVADTKAREQLYLDYAANRTMQVLTLQDNAHVTQLKEFKEYEQPELLPGTETILGYPCKKAKVIIRSNTVEVWYTNALPLKGTPIGVTPGLGLVLKMVRNGEQETIATQIQTSKVKSTDLDWPTPAQMGPVVDAATYNQQVIESRFKTVSVFDREQLSFGNNPPNSAEGQTNLTYHYAAGTVILKKIRVPEYLAGTQVFAELTQYSNGDAYDRTGSVFMIPLDKQQSFLNGLQQGVKALPVYKEKYQGVVATDQYLPPLELMRFFTPFGVRKYNAASTIKGYTWADSAVFRQDLTELHSRLQGDVWIGVFIGNYDKGGHIVSLRLKYYPGSGEENQKLGQVVLPLFNTTNLMEMAGQEYGTMFEHDSLTVTVDIPPGLKNLQLRYITTGHGGWGGGDEFNQKLNELFVDGKRVYHFIPWRTDCGTYRLLNPSSGNFGTGMSSSDLSRSNWCPGSLTPPVYIPLPDLPAGKHTFKVAIPLGKREGSAFSAWNVSGCLLGTTEGGPRPSTK
- a CDS encoding TonB-dependent receptor, giving the protein MSFLFLGTPGIGRPGFWLLLLLSIARLGHAQAPAECALSLSGRVADHESRADLSGATVVVLETQQATQTDAAGNFHLHLCAGLYHVQVTFLGYETETAELRVERAVVRNFQLHPSAVVLRGATVRGQRVLAPTQPTATLSGSALQQTRGQALGEALQKIAGVTAIQTGPSIFKPMIHGLHSNRLTILNNGVRQEGQQWGQEHGPEIDPFIASRLTVVKGAASVRYGSDAIGGVVLVEPKPLRDSAGTGAELNLVGMSNNGLGAASGTVEGNLRTLPALSWRVQGTAKRAGTMRAPGYYLKNSGFQEMDFSAAAGWRKEKYGVEAFYSQYNTQIGILPAAHVGSPTDLELAIARPRPLETSGFNYDIDRAYQQVRHDVAKLTGFVQTGTAGRLTATVAQQTDFRDEYDKYRPRNDNLAALNKPELSYTNRTTTAELLWEHRRWHNLIGSIGVAGTDQFNRYAAGSRQFIPFYTNHTLGTFWLEKWQRKKWLLEAGLRLDRRDLQVKRGDRDTTGAFFVDRSRFQYTTPAASLGATFDPTAHLTLNLASGLTRRAPAANERFSDGVHNAQYELGYDLVPGNGALVPETALNVSLTATWHDNPRLNGEITVYQTRITDFIYQVPILPPVITIRGALISWVYQQTDATFRGVDLAGTYQLAPRWLLGAKGSIVRARDTRQDQWQIFMPADRAEVSLRYEIAPQPAARLRQSYVQLGGYAVARQTRVPDNYAEQDYKLPPAGYALLGLEAGTTLHWGRQPLEVSLAGSNLLNQRYRDYLNRYRYFADEMGRNVTLRVRVPLELSRAR
- a CDS encoding glycoside hydrolase family 76 protein — encoded protein: MRTNDSTCHPANLTTVPAGRKQQTSRFILPAATLLLSLLAGCQKEDFHDTLGASLPSTQVSSSAVVAKSEALLALSSYDNKYYNQYGTYGPSFKANYWFDIAKTKRMDFWTQAEAIETVIDAYNVNPTPEYKNKIQYLYNGMRDAYGLLWSSNEFNDDVIWGSLMCVRAYEIWNDGGMLDMARQNFDLVWARGWDTTLGGGLWWKTDKLSKNTCVNAPAAICAMRLYKATGNTAYRDKAKLIMDWLASRMYVASTGEVKGAMNQAGQITEGSLLYTQGTFIGAANELRPYYTSPDYRAMGLKAMDYASNSLSKSPGGILQDEDAVLDIQGGKSIFARWACIFVKETGTAATYGPWLDLNATQAWSIRNSNGIMWNLWSTRTSDTDNLNSWRTNGGVSMMLNLYRFR